Genomic window (Ignavibacteriota bacterium):
TTGCATTCTTGAATAGCCTAGCTGATGAGGGCAATGAAATACACATACCATTGACACCGAAATACACTTTGAAACTGTCATCATGCACGATGATGTTCGAATCAACATGGGGTTTTGACGATCCCAAGCAGTACGCCAGATTAGTGCCGCTAGACTATTATGATAACAGTGCAGATGAAGCAGGGAAGGAAGAAAACGATGAATGCGAAGATGAATAAACCTAACGCGAATCGTTTGCAAGTCCTCCATCTCAAAGAACCAAAACTGCGATTCGGCTATAACCAAGAAGCAGAAGACCCGAGAGATGGCCTCACTTTGTTTGGGCCTTACGATAAAGGCTGTATAGATAGTTTCACTGTTGGAATCATTGGAACGGCGGACGGTGTCAGGCGTTGCAAGGCGTGGCTAAGAAAAATCGCTAAACCAATTTATCATCCAGTTCATGATATTGCTAAGCCGTTTTTTCCCGGATTTGAGGAGGTCTTTGGTATAACGATTAATACACTTGCGATACCTGAACTTAAGGTCGATGAAAACAAATTAGAAACATTCTACCGTTACGATGACCCTCATGTAAGGGTCGGCTCGATAGTAGATCTGTACGTTGACAAGCTGCTTACGTACATCAAAGAAGGCGAACGTACGCCAAAGTTGTGGTTTGTTGTAATTCCTGATATTGTCTACACTCTGTGTCGGCCAAAGAGCTCTAATCTATCGGAGAACTTAATTCGTGTCGGGATCTCTGATGAGTATACGCGGCAAATTGAAGGAATGTTTGAAAATGAGGAATACAAACGATGGAGAATTAATTACTACTACGAGAATCACTTTCATAATCAGCTAAAAATTAAATTGCTCAAGCATCGCCTCTTGACTCAGATCGTCAGAGAAATGACAATTGCATTCCACGAGTATTCGAATCTGACTGAAGCAAAAAGAACCGAAAGAAGAAAGCACGAGACGGCAATAGCATGGAATATGGCCACAGCTATGTACTACAAGGCTGGAGGACTACCTTGGAAATTGGGAAGAATACGGAAGGATGTGTGCTATATAGGACTATCGTTTAAACAAGACAAAAATAATAAAAATGAACGATATGCATGTTGTGCCGCGCAGTTGTTTCTCGACTCAGGAGATGGGACTGTGTTTAGAGGTCGTGTTGGCCCATATTATAACCCTTTAACACGTGAATACCACCTTACTAGAGAAAAAGCATGTGAATTACTAAAATCGGTATTAGATACCTTTCGATCGACGAATGAAGGGAGAATGCCTCGTCAGATCTTTATTCATGGTAAAATACAATTCGAGGATGAAGAGTGGTCTGGGTTTGAAGACGCGTCCTGTGGCAAGGTTCAATTAGTTGGTGTTCGAATCAGGCAAGAAAGAGTATTCAAACTATTTAGGTCGAGCACGTTTCCAATTATGAGAGGCTCCTGTTACGTAAACGGGAAGCGCACTGCTTATCTGTGGACAAAAGGATTCATCCCGCGACTACAATCTATACTCGGCTTAGAAACACCAAACCCGCTTAGCATTCAGTTGGTTCGTGGTAGCGAGGACATTGTTACTGTTTGTAATGATATTCTTTCACTTACAAAGCTAAATTACAATTCATGCGTCTATTGTGATGGTACACCGGTAACTCTGAAATTTGCTGATGCAATTGGTGAAATCCTTACCGCTGGTCCAGAGGAAAATCTTGAAATACTGCCGTTTATGTATTACATATAACTATTCTTCCAGATTGTGTAATATATATGGTCAGAAGACGAGTGCAAGCCTAGTCGAGTGAATTAGACATTCAGAGCGAACATAGCTAAAGCGACAAAGAAAATATACGCCACAAAATATGTACAATGTATGGTGTGAAAATCACTATCCAAGGGCCTGTCTTTCCCAACCTATTAACAGGTTCGATAATGGTAGTCACTAGGTCGATTGAGTTGTACTAGCTAAGATTAGAACTGGCGGACGGTGGCTCTGTCAGTCCGATTCGAAGTCGTAAATGATGTTTGTAATGTATCGAGGAAAAATTGTTTTGCAGGCGGCATAGAGGCGAGAAAAGCCTACGCAGACGTCTTACCTAAGCAGTCCTAACCCGAGTGCAGCCTGACGGTGTTGTAAGTGGTTAGCATACGACGCAATTCTATAGGATCTCCTCGATACTGATGCAGGTGAACCGCCGGAACGCCACGGTATAGAACACGGATTGGATCGTCATATGAGAAAGCTCGTAGGTACCGTTGGTTAGCGTAAGCCGCGTCTCCTGGGAGAGAGGACGAATTCTTCCAGGGCTCGATACAAGTCGTAGTAATGATGCTTGCGTACGCCGCATAACTCGGTGCCGCATCCAGTGCCCAGGCGTAGCAATCGCAAGCCGTGTTCCACATAGAATGGTTCTACTGCTTCCGAGCCATGTACACCGCCAAGGCTGTGACTTTTCAAGATGGTCTCGATATCATGACGCCGCCAAGTTTCCTGCCCGCTGGCCGTAGGGGTCAAGGAACGCGTATTTGCGAGGTTCACTTCACACTTTGGACTGCCGTAGGTTGGTTCCACGGAAATCTCTCACGGGACTGCCTCTTCGATGGACGTATCGACACGGTTCTTCAGGAACGGCTTTTTGTGCGACATATCCTGCAAGGCGAGTTCACCGCCCAGATCGAACAGGTCGCTGAACCTGTAGTAGCTGTCACGAGAATAGCCCATGATCTTGCACGCCTTCGAGACGTTCCCGAGACGTTCTGCAAGACGGAGCAATCCGAGTTTGTTCCCGATGAGTTTCTGTTGCGTGGTCATCGTCACACGGTCCTTTCGTGTGGTGGTTGATGATACGCGTCTGTCAGATATTATCCTAACTTGTACAGAGTCGGAGTGATGCGCTTGTTAGCTTGCTTCCAATCACACATTCATTCATTAATTATTTTTTGAATGGGATAAAAATACCCTTTCCTCCATCCATATTTTTCCGTCATTTGGGCTGTTGGACAACAATGCGCATCGTCTTGACGCCAATATGGCGCCGTAATAATAATTGTCTTGTTCACCACTTGCATATCACCACCCTTTTCACGCGATTGATGAAACAGCTCTGTAAGACGTCCATTCCGTATTGTGAAAACATAATGCTCAGCGCTTGAACAAATCGTTCCATTGATTCCAAGTTGCAATGTAAAAGCAGCGTCCGTAACACCATCCGCATTAAAATCGGAATAGCATATTCTGCCTAATTTTGCACTTAGAACAACACTTTCTTTCCCTACATTTCGTTTTAACTCCCCATTTGACAATTCAACTTTCTCCTCTGAAAATATGAAAGTATGATTTCCAAAGTTCACATCCTCCACCCTGGCTCTGTGTGTTTGGGCTTGAGCACAAACACAGATCAAAGCAATAAACACACTTGAAAGAAGCGACGACGTTGCCATATAAATTGTCTTCCGATTCTATCTATTTGGTGTCTGCAGTTCGCTGTATTTACGCGATGTGATTACAGCAAATTGATTCAAATCATTACATGAAACCGATATATCGTTGGTGCCATTGCAACGCAGATTAATGATAAACACACTCCCACCCCATTCATCCCAATTAACAGTATGAGTACCAACCCGAATATCATCTAAATCAGTAGATTCTCCATTCTTCTTCACGCTTCTCGCAATTCCTCGAACACTGAATGAGAATGGCCCACCGAGTACCCATAAATATTCAACGCAATTTAATTTCATCTCTTTGATTTCAATACCTGATGGAACTCGCAATTCAGCTGACGCTTTATATGCGCCAATGAATATAATTCTTTGGTAAATACTACTTGATTCGCCATAATATACAACTGATCTCCAAATTGCCGCTTTCCAATATTTAGATCGTATAATATTGACTCTATGATAGTTTGGTCGTTGATCCATATCGGTTCTGGTCGAACGTATTGTATTTAAAACCTGCGACAGGTCGGCTTCAAGAAATTGAATTTCATTGAGATGCTTCCCTTTATCATCGGATAGTACTGTGATTCTCCCGGATTTTTCAACAAACGCCTTTGTCGATTTGGAAAGCGACAAATAAATGAACTCGGAATTGGACTTTATTACATCAAAGTGATCTTCAGTGGCCTTTTCTCGAATATCACCAAGATTAAGTGTTTCTCCTTTTTCCAAAGGAATATATGTTTGTATTGCGCAATTGACTGGTGTATTGTCGGCATTACTTTCTTTGTTGCTAATAGGCCGGTATTTCGAACTTTCTTCTGGGATGCCATCTGAAGAATATGTCCCCTTATCAGATCCTCCACATCCGAGAAGAGAAAAGACGAGAATTAAGAACAGCGGAAAACAATTG
Coding sequences:
- a CDS encoding helix-turn-helix domain-containing protein translates to MTTQQKLIGNKLGLLRLAERLGNVSKACKIMGYSRDSYYRFSDLFDLGGELALQDMSHKKPFLKNRVDTSIEEAVP